One Osmerus mordax isolate fOsmMor3 chromosome 16, fOsmMor3.pri, whole genome shotgun sequence genomic window carries:
- the crfb16 gene encoding cytokine receptor family member B16 yields MVRRRSFLKSVLLLVLNILTKCVWLLPSPRDVTMKSINMRHVLKWRPPQSICSTTMYNVQFQGEFELSFLNGSWEDVPECQKITQNECDLTFDLSSDSDYNVRVRAECNNRVSPWSELHKPFNRRDTVLTVPDMTVTAMGHSLMVTFQNLSLTGGVIVTEWKTGEELRTKTHVIPVDQNYLHITSLQEGAEYCVKAYTHLASHSRSSSSTDTQCATITGHTAPWLKPTTAIAAVILVCLLFALFGSVVHCNPEDCQAYFHKEPMPASLRMDLSITISKLQLPKEELSESIHSFLLIDRHT; encoded by the exons ATGGTAAGGAGAAGAAGTTTTTTAAAAAGTGTGCTTCTACTGGTCCTCAACATCCTCACAAAAT GTGTCTGGCTGTTGCCTTCCCCAAGGGATGTCACAATGAAGTCAATAAACATGCGGCATGTGCTTAAATGGCGCCCCCCACAGTCCATCTGTAGCACAACTATGTACAATGTACAATTTCAAGG AGAGTTTGAGCTGAGTTTCTTGAATGGAAGCTGGGAAGATGTGCCTGAATGCCAGAAAATAACCCAAAATGAATGtgatctgacctttgacctcagcTCAGACTCTGACTACAACGTCCGTGTACGGGCGGAGTGCAATAACAGAGTCTCACCATGGTCAGAGCTCCACAAACCATTTAACCGGAGAGACA CAGTCCTGACTGTTCCTGATATGACTGTGACAGCAATGGGACATTCCCTAATGGTGACATTCCAAAACCTGTCACTTACTGGGGGAGTCATAGTGACAGagtggaagacaggagaggaactCAGG actAAAACACATGTCATTCCGGTGGACCAGAACTACCTCCACATCACCTCCCTACAGGAGGGGGCAGAATACTGTGTCAAGGcctacacacacctggcctcccacagcaggagcagcagcagcactgacACACAGTGTGCCACCATCACAG GTCATACTGCACCTTGGCTGAAGCCTACTACTGCTATTGCTGCAGTGATATTGGTATGCCTGTTATTTGCTCTGTTTGGGTCAGTGGTCCATTGCAATCCAGAGGACTGTCAAGCCTATTTCCACAAAGAACCCATGCCTGCCTCACTG agGATGGATCTATCAATCACAATATCAAAGCTCCAACTACCAAAGGAAGAGCTTAGTGAGTCGATCCATTCATTTCTGCTGATTGACCGACATACTTAA